In Candidatus Binatia bacterium, the genomic stretch CGTCGGCCTCACGTACTCCTTCGACATCTCGACCTTGTCGGTTTTCAGTACCATCTCCCAGCTCTATTTCCAGGAGCTGAACTTCCGCAACATCTCCGGCCCCGACTCGCTTAAGGGTGTGGTCACCAGCAAGCTCATCCCCAGTTTCACCATGAATACAATCAACAACCCGCAGCACCCGACCTCCGGGCGCAGCCTGTTCCTGGGCGGCGATTTTGCGGGCTTGGGCGGGAACGTCAGCTATGTTCGCCCCGTGGCCGACTACAAGCACTGGTTCCCGATGAAGGGCATCCACTTCAACCGCGAAGGCCACCAGGCGCTCGGCGTGCATCTTTCCGGTTCCTGGGTCACTGGCTACGCGGGCAAGGTCGTGCCCCCGTTCGAACGCTTCTTCATGGGCGGCGACACCGATCTGCGCGGCTTCGATATCCGCTCGCTTTCGCCCGTGGCTTTTTTCGTGGAGAGAATTGACTTCCCGCTTGTCAACCCCAGCGGCATCCCTGTCCCCAAGGACCCGAACAACTCGCGCGCAGGAAGCGTCACCGTGCCGTTGCCGGTGTACCGCATTATCTTCCCCGGCGGCGATACCCAGGCCTTCGCCAACGTCGAGTACCGCATCCCCATCGTCGGCCCTGTCACGTTGGCGCCGTTCATGGACATCGGCTTCGACGGCATTAGCCGCCCCGGACAGTTGCAGGTCAACCCGACCCAGCTCAATACGCTCAATACCACCGCGTTCGGCTGTCCTATTCTCGGCTCCGACGGGATCTGCGGCGGCGGAACGATGATGAACTTCAATAAGAACATCAAGATCGTCGGCGCCTCGAACTGGCAACCGCGCATGTCCGCCGGCCTCGAGCTGCAGGTGCTCATGCCCGTGGTCAATGCCCCGTTCCGCATCTACTACGCTTACAACCCGCTCCGCATGAACACTTTTGCCAACACCCCCAACCTGATAACGCGCAAGATGTTCCCTGACGGCGGCATAGGCGACTACAGCTACAGCCAGGCCCTCGCCGCATATGCCCCGAGTTGGCAGTTGAAGGAGCCTCAGAAAACGTTCCGCTTCACCGTCGCCACCACGTTCTAGTGAAAACAGGCTTTCGGCCTTGGGTATTAGGCATTAGCGAATTCATTCGCCAACCCAGGTCCTTCTTATGCCTAAAGCCAATTATTCAAAGCCTGCTACGTGCGATATATCTGCCACACCTGATATAATGCAAGCATCCGCAACCCTGAAACATCCGACTTGGCGTAGTCCCGTTTTGGAGTTTCTCGGAAGTATTCGGAAAATCCAAAGGAGTCAAAGAACCACCCATGACACGCAAGCTCATCAGATTTATTCTGCCCGTTGCGCTACTCGCCGTGAGCGCCTTCGCACAGAACGGTACTGCCACCGTGCCCGCTCCGCAGACCGGTGCCAATAAGATCGGCATCATCAACATTCAGGAAGCCATCCTCGCCTCCAACGAGGGTCAGCGTGACCTCAACGCTCTGCAAAAGAAGTTCGAGCCCACGCAGAACGAACTCAACGCCCTCAACAAGGAAATCGATTCCCTGAAAACGCAGCTCCAGACGCAGGGCGACAAGATGAACGAGGAGGCCCGCAACAGCCTCGTCAAGAACATCGAGAACAAGCAGAAAACTCTGCAGCGCCGGGCCGA encodes the following:
- a CDS encoding BamA/TamA family outer membrane protein gives rise to the protein VRRIEFKGNTTTRDKVIRRELALDEGSLYNSRAWEISLLRLNQLQYFEALKPEQDSEIKQDNQNATVDISLKVKEKGKNSIGLSGGVSGLAGSFIGLNYETNNFLGLGETLSVNASFGSRQRNIMFGFTEPYMFDRPLNVGFTVFTQKYNYNQAQQLSIQAGQQLNLSESVLQSLQNFSQSRIGFTVSSSYPLRRSFKRVGLTYSFDISTLSVFSTISQLYFQELNFRNISGPDSLKGVVTSKLIPSFTMNTINNPQHPTSGRSLFLGGDFAGLGGNVSYVRPVADYKHWFPMKGIHFNREGHQALGVHLSGSWVTGYAGKVVPPFERFFMGGDTDLRGFDIRSLSPVAFFVERIDFPLVNPSGIPVPKDPNNSRAGSVTVPLPVYRIIFPGGDTQAFANVEYRIPIVGPVTLAPFMDIGFDGISRPGQLQVNPTQLNTLNTTAFGCPILGSDGICGGGTMMNFNKNIKIVGASNWQPRMSAGLELQVLMPVVNAPFRIYYAYNPLRMNTFANTPNLITRKMFPDGGIGDYSYSQALAAYAPSWQLKEPQKTFRFTVATTF
- a CDS encoding OmpH family outer membrane protein, with translation MTRKLIRFILPVALLAVSAFAQNGTATVPAPQTGANKIGIINIQEAILASNEGQRDLNALQKKFEPTQNELNALNKEIDSLKTQLQTQGDKMNEEARNSLVKNIENKQKTLQRRAEDAQSDFQSQQGEVANRIGVKIMEVVDKYAKQNGYTMVLDVSSPQSPVLWALPNTNVTKDIVDAYNARSGVAAPVGATGQAATPPSAPRPQTPRPAGSTTAPRPTTPKQ